The nucleotide sequence ACCATCTTTTCGATACGGTAGGTTCCTTTTTCCCCTGTCAGCTGGACCGACACGGACAGCGGCCCCAGATCCGGCAAATCCCTTCCGGCAAGGGCCGAAAAGTCCGCCGCGGAATCGACGCCGACATCCACGGTCACGTCCATTTCCGCTGCTGGGAAAAACGGTCCCACCGATCCGGTCAGCGCCAGTTTCGCGTCTCCGAAATGTCCGTCGAACCGGACCTTGGCGGTGACCTTGTCGCCGACGGTTTTGACATCCTCGAATCCCCCGGTCAGTGCAATGGGTATCTTTTTCGCATGGCCGTCGACCCGGACCGTGAGTTCGCCCTCTGCAGGATCGAACCGGATGCTCTCGCCGTGGATGCGGAACTGCTCCTTCCTTTGCGCGTCTTGGAAGACAATCCGGGCTTCGCTGACGAGCAGGTTTCGCACCACCGGGCGAAGGGGCAATCCGGGGGCTTTTTGGGGTGCTTCCGCCTCGGCTGTTGTCTCCTTTTCTGCAGGCGCCTCGGCAGGCTCGGCAAACTGCCAGTTGCCCTGGCCGGAGCTGTTTTGCTCTAGCAGCAGATCGGGCTTCTTGACGATCAGAGAAAAATCGAGCACGCCGGCGAGCAAGGGAAAAAGGGCAAGCTCGGCTTCGATATGATCGACGGTCGCCATGTGCGGCCGGGAGGCCCAGGCCGGGTTGGCCAGCTTTACGCCCGACGCCCGAAAGGAGAAGGTGGTGAAAAGATCGATGTCCAGATCGCCCTCTATGACCATCTCGCGTCCGGTGGCCGACTGGACGCCGGAGGCGATCAGGGACTTGTAGGTGTCGCCTGGGATCAAGTTGACCGCGACAACGGCGAGAAGAACAATTCCTGCCAAAACCGCCACGCCGATACCGATATATTTGAGTGCTCGAGCCATTTTCAATCTCCGTTATTACCTACTCCGGCTCACTGGCGAGTTGTAACCTTTTACAGGACGGATGCGCCATCTTCAATCCGTTCAACCTGTTCTATCGTATTTTTGGCATGACGGAGCGTGCTGGCGGCTCGCTCGATGGCTTGATCGATGCTGTTGGCATCCCGGACCGGTCCGGTACCCTGCCAGAGTATGCTGTCATCCATAGGCATATTCCTTACAAGGTGCCGCTGGCTGCAAAAACACTTCGGATCATCTGTCTTAGCGATTCCTGGTACGCAGCCAGGGTGTTCAACTGATCCTCGTCGAGTACGCTTTCCAACTCTTGAAGGGTTTCGACCTGTAGCGCCTCGAAGTCATTGAATAGATCCTGAAGGGAGACATCGGGATCACTGGCAAACCGCTTTACGAGAGCGCTACGTCTCTCCAATCCACCCCATAGAATCGGCCGGAGCTGGTGGATTTGATCCGGGCCGACGCCGATCAGCCGTGCCAATTTGTCGACAAACGCTTCACGAATCTTTTCCACCGCCTCTGATGCCAGCAGGGTAAACCTGCGCTGCAGCTCCCGCATCTGATCGCTGGAGAGAACATTCCGGAGCTTTTCCCTCGCGGTTTCGGAAACCACCTCGAACCGTTGGGAAAGCGTC is from Deltaproteobacteria bacterium and encodes:
- a CDS encoding AsmA family protein, which encodes MARALKYIGIGVAVLAGIVLLAVVAVNLIPGDTYKSLIASGVQSATGREMVIEGDLDIDLFTTFSFRASGVKLANPAWASRPHMATVDHIEAELALFPLLAGVLDFSLIVKKPDLLLEQNSSGQGNWQFAEPAEAPAEKETTAEAEAPQKAPGLPLRPVVRNLLVSEARIVFQDAQRKEQFRIHGESIRFDPAEGELTVRVDGHAKKIPIALTGGFEDVKTVGDKVTAKVRFDGHFGDAKLALTGSVGPFFPAAEMDVTVDVGVDSAADFSALAGRDLPDLGPLSVSVQLTGEKGTYRIEKMV